The Siniperca chuatsi isolate FFG_IHB_CAS linkage group LG7, ASM2008510v1, whole genome shotgun sequence genome includes a window with the following:
- the gramd1bb gene encoding protein Aster-B isoform X14, whose product MIRWMNSSLLGADYEDMVVFECVTVANEGCRCLEGCYGEVLRDCVFQQGTASNSNKSTPACSPVLRKRSRSPTPQSQEGENMVEKGSDHSSDKSPSTPEQVVQRTYSLQSARSGGKNSKSHKRLSKYDRLNLIKKSQSWYNHERQHILRVLSPTYKQRNEDFRKLFKQLPDTERLIVDYSCALQRDILLQGRLYLSENWICFYSNIFRWETLLTVRLKDICSMTKEKTARLIPNAIQVCTDTEKHFFTSFGARDRTYMMMFRLWQNALLDKPLCPKELWHFVHQCYGNELGLTSDDEDYVPPDDDFNTMGFSEEIPNEENEINNDNLSKSSAEAKPEGSPPLLQKKVVPNSTIPSPGNHDTPITFDLPAEEYADCLPDGELLAVPLVVEERNNDTSGPGGPVPSPSLDFNDNEDIPTELSDSSETHDEGEVQAFHEDLNGRQYINEVYKFSVDKLYDILFTESQFMSDFMEQRRFSDVVYHPWKKEEAGNQTREILYTISLSNPLAPKTATVTETQTLYKASQESECYIIDAEVITHDVPYHDYFYTLNRYMLTRVAKNKCRLRVSTELRYRKQPWGLVKGFIEKNFWSGLAENFRHLELELSKLEELLTESHQLSPKAKVVKNSTVRRKKRPLPHMRSQHLDEALSPVTTPTDEEVIQRIKQVAGSTQTRHQSPEHHHLPGGFALYSVSKLLLIISFVICLSLVLLVFLNMMLFYKLWMLEYSAQSLTTWQGLRLHESKLPQTQMEWAQLLEAQQRYHDAELQKWREIIKSSVVLLDQMKDSLLNLQRGIGLRDYSSEAEEKRSRYH is encoded by the exons ATGATCCGCTGGATGAACAGCTCATTACTGGGGGCTGACTACGAGGACATGGtggtgtttgagtgtgtgacGGTGGCCAACGAGGGCTGCCGCTGCCTTGAGGGTTGCTACGGCGAGGTGTTGAGGGACTGTGTCTTTCAGCAGGG cACTGCCAGTAACTCAAACAAGAGCACGCCTGCCTGCTCACCAGTCCTGCGCAAACGCTCGCGCTCTCCCACACCGCAGAGCCAGGAGGGTGAGAATATGGTCGAGAAGGGTTCAGACCACTCCTCTGACAAATCCCCCTCTACGCCTGAGCAGGTTGTCCAGAGAACATactccctgcagtcagcaagaAGTGGGGGAAAGAACTCAAAG TCTCACAAGCGACTTTCCAAA taTGACAGACTAAACCTGATTAAA aAGAGCCAAAGCTGGTACAAC CATGAAAGACAACACATCCTGAGA GTGCTGAGCCCGACGTACAAGCAGCGCAATGAGGACTTTAGGAAACTCTTCAAGCAGCTCCctgacacagagagactcaTTGTGG ACTACTCCTGTGCTCTTCAACGGGACATCCTCCTGCAGGGACGACTCTACCTCTCTGAGAACTGGATCTGTTTCTATAGCAACATCTTCCGCTGGGAAACACTG cTGACAGTGCGGCTAAAGGACATCTGCTCAATGACAAAAGAGAAGACTGCCCGCCTCATTCCCAATGCCATCCAGGTCTGCACAGACACTGAGAAG CACTTTTTCACCTCATTTGGAGCCAGGGACAGGACTTACATGATGATGTTCAGACTGTGGCAGAATGCACTGCTGGACAAG CCCTTGTGCCCCAAAGAACTGTGGCACTTCGTTCATCAGTGCTATGGCAACGAGCTCGGCCTAACCAGTGACGATGAGGACTATGTTCCCCCTGATGACGACTTCAACACCATGGG GTTCAGTGAAGAGATTCCCAATGAAGAGAATGAGATCAACAATGACAACTTGTCTAAGAGCAGCGCTGAGGCCAAGCCTGAGGGGAGCCCTCCTCTGCTACAAAAGAAGGTCGTCCCAAACAGCACCATCCCCAGCCCAGGCAACCATGACACACCCATCACA TTTGACCTCCCAGCAGAAGAGTATGCAGACTGCCTACCAGACGGCGAGCTGCTTGCTGTGCCACTGGTGGTGGAAGAGAGGAACAATGATACCAGCGGGCCTGGTGGCCCTGTCCCCTCACCCTCTCTGGACTTCAACGACAACGAAGACATCCCCACTGAGCTCAGTGACTCCTCCGAAACACACGACGAGG GTGAAGTACAGGCCTTCCATGAGGATCTGAATGGCAGGCAGTACATCAATGAGGTCTACAAGTTCAGTGTGGACAAACTTTATGACATCCTCTTCACAGAGTCGCAATTCATGAGTGACTTCATGGAACAGAGACGATTCTCAG ATGTGGTGTACCACCCGTGGAAGAAGGAGGAGGCTGGGAACCAGACCAGAGAGATCCTGTACACCATCTCGCTGTCCAACCCCCTGGCCCCCAAAACAGCCACAGTCACTGAGACACAG ACTCTGTACAAAGCCAGTCAGGAGAGTGAGTGTTACATCATCGACGCTGAGGTCATCACACATGACGTGCCCTACCACGATTACTTCTACACTCTCAATCGCTACATGCTCACCAGGGTGGCCAAGAACAAGTGTCGGTTACG ggtATCGACAGAGCTGCGCTACAGGAAACAGCCGTGGGGGCTGGTGAAAGGCTTCATAGAGAAAAACTTCTGGAGCGGGTTAGCAGAGAACTTCCGCCATCTAG AGTTGGAGCTGTCCAAGCTGGAGGAGCTCCTGACCGAGTCCCACCAGCTGTCTCCGAAGGCCAAGGTGGTGAAAAACTCCACGGTGAGGCGGAAGAAGAGGCCACTCCCCCACATGCGCAGCCAGCATCTGGACGAGGCGCTCAGCCCCGTTACCACGCCGACGGATGAGGAAGTGATTCAGAGGATCAAACAAGTGGCAGGCTCCACACAAACCAGACACCAGAGTCCAGAACACCACCACCTGCCCGGAGGCTTCGCTCTGTACAGCGTCTCCAAACTGCTGCTCATCATCAGCTTTGT GATCTGTCTAAG CCTGGTCCTGCTGGTGTTCCTCAACATGATGCTCTTCTACAAGCTGTGGATGCTGGAGTACTCTGCACAGTCCTTAACAACCTGGCAAGGTCTACGGCTTCATgaaag TAAATTGCCTCAGACGCAGATGGAGTGGGCCCAGCTCCTGGAGGCGCAGCAGCGTTACCATGACGCCGAGCTGCAGAAGTGGAGGGAGATTATCAAGTCGTCAGTAGTGCTGCTAGACCAG ATGAAAGATTCTTTATTGAACCTTCAGCGAGGCATTGGTTTAAGGGACTACAGCTCCGAGGCTGAAGAGAAGCGAAGTCGCTATCACTGA
- the gramd1bb gene encoding protein Aster-B isoform X18, with protein sequence MSTASNSNKSTPACSPVLRKRSRSPTPQSQEGENMVEKGSDHSSDKSPSTPEQVVQRTYSLQSARSGGKNSKSHKRLSKYDRLNLIKKSQSWYNHERQHILRVLSPTYKQRNEDFRKLFKQLPDTERLIVDYSCALQRDILLQGRLYLSENWICFYSNIFRWETLLTVRLKDICSMTKEKTARLIPNAIQVCTDTEKHFFTSFGARDRTYMMMFRLWQNALLDKPLCPKELWHFVHQCYGNELGLTSDDEDYVPPDDDFNTMGFSEEIPNEENEINNDNLSKSSAEAKPEGSPPLLQKKVVPNSTIPSPGNHDTPITFDLPAEEYADCLPDGELLAVPLVVEERNNDTSGPGGPVPSPSLDFNDNEDIPTELSDSSETHDEGEVQAFHEDLNGRQYINEVYKFSVDKLYDILFTESQFMSDFMEQRRFSDVVYHPWKKEEAGNQTREILYTISLSNPLAPKTATVTETQTLYKASQESECYIIDAEVITHDVPYHDYFYTLNRYMLTRVAKNKCRLRVSTELRYRKQPWGLVKGFIEKNFWSGLAENFRHLELELSKLEELLTESHQLSPKAKVVKNSTVRRKKRPLPHMRSQHLDEALSPVTTPTDEEVIQRIKQVAGSTQTRHQSPEHHHLPGGFALYSVSKLLLIISFVICLSLVLLVFLNMMLFYKLWMLEYSAQSLTTWQGLRLHESKLPQTQMEWAQLLEAQQRYHDAELQKWREIIKSSVVLLDQMKDSLLNLQRGIGLRDYSSEAEEKRSRYH encoded by the exons ATGAG cACTGCCAGTAACTCAAACAAGAGCACGCCTGCCTGCTCACCAGTCCTGCGCAAACGCTCGCGCTCTCCCACACCGCAGAGCCAGGAGGGTGAGAATATGGTCGAGAAGGGTTCAGACCACTCCTCTGACAAATCCCCCTCTACGCCTGAGCAGGTTGTCCAGAGAACATactccctgcagtcagcaagaAGTGGGGGAAAGAACTCAAAG TCTCACAAGCGACTTTCCAAA taTGACAGACTAAACCTGATTAAA aAGAGCCAAAGCTGGTACAAC CATGAAAGACAACACATCCTGAGA GTGCTGAGCCCGACGTACAAGCAGCGCAATGAGGACTTTAGGAAACTCTTCAAGCAGCTCCctgacacagagagactcaTTGTGG ACTACTCCTGTGCTCTTCAACGGGACATCCTCCTGCAGGGACGACTCTACCTCTCTGAGAACTGGATCTGTTTCTATAGCAACATCTTCCGCTGGGAAACACTG cTGACAGTGCGGCTAAAGGACATCTGCTCAATGACAAAAGAGAAGACTGCCCGCCTCATTCCCAATGCCATCCAGGTCTGCACAGACACTGAGAAG CACTTTTTCACCTCATTTGGAGCCAGGGACAGGACTTACATGATGATGTTCAGACTGTGGCAGAATGCACTGCTGGACAAG CCCTTGTGCCCCAAAGAACTGTGGCACTTCGTTCATCAGTGCTATGGCAACGAGCTCGGCCTAACCAGTGACGATGAGGACTATGTTCCCCCTGATGACGACTTCAACACCATGGG GTTCAGTGAAGAGATTCCCAATGAAGAGAATGAGATCAACAATGACAACTTGTCTAAGAGCAGCGCTGAGGCCAAGCCTGAGGGGAGCCCTCCTCTGCTACAAAAGAAGGTCGTCCCAAACAGCACCATCCCCAGCCCAGGCAACCATGACACACCCATCACA TTTGACCTCCCAGCAGAAGAGTATGCAGACTGCCTACCAGACGGCGAGCTGCTTGCTGTGCCACTGGTGGTGGAAGAGAGGAACAATGATACCAGCGGGCCTGGTGGCCCTGTCCCCTCACCCTCTCTGGACTTCAACGACAACGAAGACATCCCCACTGAGCTCAGTGACTCCTCCGAAACACACGACGAGG GTGAAGTACAGGCCTTCCATGAGGATCTGAATGGCAGGCAGTACATCAATGAGGTCTACAAGTTCAGTGTGGACAAACTTTATGACATCCTCTTCACAGAGTCGCAATTCATGAGTGACTTCATGGAACAGAGACGATTCTCAG ATGTGGTGTACCACCCGTGGAAGAAGGAGGAGGCTGGGAACCAGACCAGAGAGATCCTGTACACCATCTCGCTGTCCAACCCCCTGGCCCCCAAAACAGCCACAGTCACTGAGACACAG ACTCTGTACAAAGCCAGTCAGGAGAGTGAGTGTTACATCATCGACGCTGAGGTCATCACACATGACGTGCCCTACCACGATTACTTCTACACTCTCAATCGCTACATGCTCACCAGGGTGGCCAAGAACAAGTGTCGGTTACG ggtATCGACAGAGCTGCGCTACAGGAAACAGCCGTGGGGGCTGGTGAAAGGCTTCATAGAGAAAAACTTCTGGAGCGGGTTAGCAGAGAACTTCCGCCATCTAG AGTTGGAGCTGTCCAAGCTGGAGGAGCTCCTGACCGAGTCCCACCAGCTGTCTCCGAAGGCCAAGGTGGTGAAAAACTCCACGGTGAGGCGGAAGAAGAGGCCACTCCCCCACATGCGCAGCCAGCATCTGGACGAGGCGCTCAGCCCCGTTACCACGCCGACGGATGAGGAAGTGATTCAGAGGATCAAACAAGTGGCAGGCTCCACACAAACCAGACACCAGAGTCCAGAACACCACCACCTGCCCGGAGGCTTCGCTCTGTACAGCGTCTCCAAACTGCTGCTCATCATCAGCTTTGT GATCTGTCTAAG CCTGGTCCTGCTGGTGTTCCTCAACATGATGCTCTTCTACAAGCTGTGGATGCTGGAGTACTCTGCACAGTCCTTAACAACCTGGCAAGGTCTACGGCTTCATgaaag TAAATTGCCTCAGACGCAGATGGAGTGGGCCCAGCTCCTGGAGGCGCAGCAGCGTTACCATGACGCCGAGCTGCAGAAGTGGAGGGAGATTATCAAGTCGTCAGTAGTGCTGCTAGACCAG ATGAAAGATTCTTTATTGAACCTTCAGCGAGGCATTGGTTTAAGGGACTACAGCTCCGAGGCTGAAGAGAAGCGAAGTCGCTATCACTGA
- the gramd1bb gene encoding protein Aster-B isoform X17: MATTSTASNSNKSTPACSPVLRKRSRSPTPQSQEGENMVEKGSDHSSDKSPSTPEQVVQRTYSLQSARSGGKNSKSHKRLSKYDRLNLIKKSQSWYNHERQHILRVLSPTYKQRNEDFRKLFKQLPDTERLIVDYSCALQRDILLQGRLYLSENWICFYSNIFRWETLLTVRLKDICSMTKEKTARLIPNAIQVCTDTEKHFFTSFGARDRTYMMMFRLWQNALLDKPLCPKELWHFVHQCYGNELGLTSDDEDYVPPDDDFNTMGFSEEIPNEENEINNDNLSKSSAEAKPEGSPPLLQKKVVPNSTIPSPGNHDTPITFDLPAEEYADCLPDGELLAVPLVVEERNNDTSGPGGPVPSPSLDFNDNEDIPTELSDSSETHDEGEVQAFHEDLNGRQYINEVYKFSVDKLYDILFTESQFMSDFMEQRRFSDVVYHPWKKEEAGNQTREILYTISLSNPLAPKTATVTETQTLYKASQESECYIIDAEVITHDVPYHDYFYTLNRYMLTRVAKNKCRLRVSTELRYRKQPWGLVKGFIEKNFWSGLAENFRHLELELSKLEELLTESHQLSPKAKVVKNSTVRRKKRPLPHMRSQHLDEALSPVTTPTDEEVIQRIKQVAGSTQTRHQSPEHHHLPGGFALYSVSKLLLIISFVICLSLVLLVFLNMMLFYKLWMLEYSAQSLTTWQGLRLHESKLPQTQMEWAQLLEAQQRYHDAELQKWREIIKSSVVLLDQMKDSLLNLQRGIGLRDYSSEAEEKRSRYH, encoded by the exons ATGGCTACGACCAG cACTGCCAGTAACTCAAACAAGAGCACGCCTGCCTGCTCACCAGTCCTGCGCAAACGCTCGCGCTCTCCCACACCGCAGAGCCAGGAGGGTGAGAATATGGTCGAGAAGGGTTCAGACCACTCCTCTGACAAATCCCCCTCTACGCCTGAGCAGGTTGTCCAGAGAACATactccctgcagtcagcaagaAGTGGGGGAAAGAACTCAAAG TCTCACAAGCGACTTTCCAAA taTGACAGACTAAACCTGATTAAA aAGAGCCAAAGCTGGTACAAC CATGAAAGACAACACATCCTGAGA GTGCTGAGCCCGACGTACAAGCAGCGCAATGAGGACTTTAGGAAACTCTTCAAGCAGCTCCctgacacagagagactcaTTGTGG ACTACTCCTGTGCTCTTCAACGGGACATCCTCCTGCAGGGACGACTCTACCTCTCTGAGAACTGGATCTGTTTCTATAGCAACATCTTCCGCTGGGAAACACTG cTGACAGTGCGGCTAAAGGACATCTGCTCAATGACAAAAGAGAAGACTGCCCGCCTCATTCCCAATGCCATCCAGGTCTGCACAGACACTGAGAAG CACTTTTTCACCTCATTTGGAGCCAGGGACAGGACTTACATGATGATGTTCAGACTGTGGCAGAATGCACTGCTGGACAAG CCCTTGTGCCCCAAAGAACTGTGGCACTTCGTTCATCAGTGCTATGGCAACGAGCTCGGCCTAACCAGTGACGATGAGGACTATGTTCCCCCTGATGACGACTTCAACACCATGGG GTTCAGTGAAGAGATTCCCAATGAAGAGAATGAGATCAACAATGACAACTTGTCTAAGAGCAGCGCTGAGGCCAAGCCTGAGGGGAGCCCTCCTCTGCTACAAAAGAAGGTCGTCCCAAACAGCACCATCCCCAGCCCAGGCAACCATGACACACCCATCACA TTTGACCTCCCAGCAGAAGAGTATGCAGACTGCCTACCAGACGGCGAGCTGCTTGCTGTGCCACTGGTGGTGGAAGAGAGGAACAATGATACCAGCGGGCCTGGTGGCCCTGTCCCCTCACCCTCTCTGGACTTCAACGACAACGAAGACATCCCCACTGAGCTCAGTGACTCCTCCGAAACACACGACGAGG GTGAAGTACAGGCCTTCCATGAGGATCTGAATGGCAGGCAGTACATCAATGAGGTCTACAAGTTCAGTGTGGACAAACTTTATGACATCCTCTTCACAGAGTCGCAATTCATGAGTGACTTCATGGAACAGAGACGATTCTCAG ATGTGGTGTACCACCCGTGGAAGAAGGAGGAGGCTGGGAACCAGACCAGAGAGATCCTGTACACCATCTCGCTGTCCAACCCCCTGGCCCCCAAAACAGCCACAGTCACTGAGACACAG ACTCTGTACAAAGCCAGTCAGGAGAGTGAGTGTTACATCATCGACGCTGAGGTCATCACACATGACGTGCCCTACCACGATTACTTCTACACTCTCAATCGCTACATGCTCACCAGGGTGGCCAAGAACAAGTGTCGGTTACG ggtATCGACAGAGCTGCGCTACAGGAAACAGCCGTGGGGGCTGGTGAAAGGCTTCATAGAGAAAAACTTCTGGAGCGGGTTAGCAGAGAACTTCCGCCATCTAG AGTTGGAGCTGTCCAAGCTGGAGGAGCTCCTGACCGAGTCCCACCAGCTGTCTCCGAAGGCCAAGGTGGTGAAAAACTCCACGGTGAGGCGGAAGAAGAGGCCACTCCCCCACATGCGCAGCCAGCATCTGGACGAGGCGCTCAGCCCCGTTACCACGCCGACGGATGAGGAAGTGATTCAGAGGATCAAACAAGTGGCAGGCTCCACACAAACCAGACACCAGAGTCCAGAACACCACCACCTGCCCGGAGGCTTCGCTCTGTACAGCGTCTCCAAACTGCTGCTCATCATCAGCTTTGT GATCTGTCTAAG CCTGGTCCTGCTGGTGTTCCTCAACATGATGCTCTTCTACAAGCTGTGGATGCTGGAGTACTCTGCACAGTCCTTAACAACCTGGCAAGGTCTACGGCTTCATgaaag TAAATTGCCTCAGACGCAGATGGAGTGGGCCCAGCTCCTGGAGGCGCAGCAGCGTTACCATGACGCCGAGCTGCAGAAGTGGAGGGAGATTATCAAGTCGTCAGTAGTGCTGCTAGACCAG ATGAAAGATTCTTTATTGAACCTTCAGCGAGGCATTGGTTTAAGGGACTACAGCTCCGAGGCTGAAGAGAAGCGAAGTCGCTATCACTGA
- the gramd1bb gene encoding protein Aster-B isoform X16 produces MKGFKLACTASNSNKSTPACSPVLRKRSRSPTPQSQEGENMVEKGSDHSSDKSPSTPEQVVQRTYSLQSARSGGKNSKSHKRLSKYDRLNLIKKSQSWYNHERQHILRVLSPTYKQRNEDFRKLFKQLPDTERLIVDYSCALQRDILLQGRLYLSENWICFYSNIFRWETLLTVRLKDICSMTKEKTARLIPNAIQVCTDTEKHFFTSFGARDRTYMMMFRLWQNALLDKPLCPKELWHFVHQCYGNELGLTSDDEDYVPPDDDFNTMGFSEEIPNEENEINNDNLSKSSAEAKPEGSPPLLQKKVVPNSTIPSPGNHDTPITFDLPAEEYADCLPDGELLAVPLVVEERNNDTSGPGGPVPSPSLDFNDNEDIPTELSDSSETHDEGEVQAFHEDLNGRQYINEVYKFSVDKLYDILFTESQFMSDFMEQRRFSDVVYHPWKKEEAGNQTREILYTISLSNPLAPKTATVTETQTLYKASQESECYIIDAEVITHDVPYHDYFYTLNRYMLTRVAKNKCRLRVSTELRYRKQPWGLVKGFIEKNFWSGLAENFRHLELELSKLEELLTESHQLSPKAKVVKNSTVRRKKRPLPHMRSQHLDEALSPVTTPTDEEVIQRIKQVAGSTQTRHQSPEHHHLPGGFALYSVSKLLLIISFVICLSLVLLVFLNMMLFYKLWMLEYSAQSLTTWQGLRLHESKLPQTQMEWAQLLEAQQRYHDAELQKWREIIKSSVVLLDQMKDSLLNLQRGIGLRDYSSEAEEKRSRYH; encoded by the exons cACTGCCAGTAACTCAAACAAGAGCACGCCTGCCTGCTCACCAGTCCTGCGCAAACGCTCGCGCTCTCCCACACCGCAGAGCCAGGAGGGTGAGAATATGGTCGAGAAGGGTTCAGACCACTCCTCTGACAAATCCCCCTCTACGCCTGAGCAGGTTGTCCAGAGAACATactccctgcagtcagcaagaAGTGGGGGAAAGAACTCAAAG TCTCACAAGCGACTTTCCAAA taTGACAGACTAAACCTGATTAAA aAGAGCCAAAGCTGGTACAAC CATGAAAGACAACACATCCTGAGA GTGCTGAGCCCGACGTACAAGCAGCGCAATGAGGACTTTAGGAAACTCTTCAAGCAGCTCCctgacacagagagactcaTTGTGG ACTACTCCTGTGCTCTTCAACGGGACATCCTCCTGCAGGGACGACTCTACCTCTCTGAGAACTGGATCTGTTTCTATAGCAACATCTTCCGCTGGGAAACACTG cTGACAGTGCGGCTAAAGGACATCTGCTCAATGACAAAAGAGAAGACTGCCCGCCTCATTCCCAATGCCATCCAGGTCTGCACAGACACTGAGAAG CACTTTTTCACCTCATTTGGAGCCAGGGACAGGACTTACATGATGATGTTCAGACTGTGGCAGAATGCACTGCTGGACAAG CCCTTGTGCCCCAAAGAACTGTGGCACTTCGTTCATCAGTGCTATGGCAACGAGCTCGGCCTAACCAGTGACGATGAGGACTATGTTCCCCCTGATGACGACTTCAACACCATGGG GTTCAGTGAAGAGATTCCCAATGAAGAGAATGAGATCAACAATGACAACTTGTCTAAGAGCAGCGCTGAGGCCAAGCCTGAGGGGAGCCCTCCTCTGCTACAAAAGAAGGTCGTCCCAAACAGCACCATCCCCAGCCCAGGCAACCATGACACACCCATCACA TTTGACCTCCCAGCAGAAGAGTATGCAGACTGCCTACCAGACGGCGAGCTGCTTGCTGTGCCACTGGTGGTGGAAGAGAGGAACAATGATACCAGCGGGCCTGGTGGCCCTGTCCCCTCACCCTCTCTGGACTTCAACGACAACGAAGACATCCCCACTGAGCTCAGTGACTCCTCCGAAACACACGACGAGG GTGAAGTACAGGCCTTCCATGAGGATCTGAATGGCAGGCAGTACATCAATGAGGTCTACAAGTTCAGTGTGGACAAACTTTATGACATCCTCTTCACAGAGTCGCAATTCATGAGTGACTTCATGGAACAGAGACGATTCTCAG ATGTGGTGTACCACCCGTGGAAGAAGGAGGAGGCTGGGAACCAGACCAGAGAGATCCTGTACACCATCTCGCTGTCCAACCCCCTGGCCCCCAAAACAGCCACAGTCACTGAGACACAG ACTCTGTACAAAGCCAGTCAGGAGAGTGAGTGTTACATCATCGACGCTGAGGTCATCACACATGACGTGCCCTACCACGATTACTTCTACACTCTCAATCGCTACATGCTCACCAGGGTGGCCAAGAACAAGTGTCGGTTACG ggtATCGACAGAGCTGCGCTACAGGAAACAGCCGTGGGGGCTGGTGAAAGGCTTCATAGAGAAAAACTTCTGGAGCGGGTTAGCAGAGAACTTCCGCCATCTAG AGTTGGAGCTGTCCAAGCTGGAGGAGCTCCTGACCGAGTCCCACCAGCTGTCTCCGAAGGCCAAGGTGGTGAAAAACTCCACGGTGAGGCGGAAGAAGAGGCCACTCCCCCACATGCGCAGCCAGCATCTGGACGAGGCGCTCAGCCCCGTTACCACGCCGACGGATGAGGAAGTGATTCAGAGGATCAAACAAGTGGCAGGCTCCACACAAACCAGACACCAGAGTCCAGAACACCACCACCTGCCCGGAGGCTTCGCTCTGTACAGCGTCTCCAAACTGCTGCTCATCATCAGCTTTGT GATCTGTCTAAG CCTGGTCCTGCTGGTGTTCCTCAACATGATGCTCTTCTACAAGCTGTGGATGCTGGAGTACTCTGCACAGTCCTTAACAACCTGGCAAGGTCTACGGCTTCATgaaag TAAATTGCCTCAGACGCAGATGGAGTGGGCCCAGCTCCTGGAGGCGCAGCAGCGTTACCATGACGCCGAGCTGCAGAAGTGGAGGGAGATTATCAAGTCGTCAGTAGTGCTGCTAGACCAG ATGAAAGATTCTTTATTGAACCTTCAGCGAGGCATTGGTTTAAGGGACTACAGCTCCGAGGCTGAAGAGAAGCGAAGTCGCTATCACTGA